A stretch of Henckelia pumila isolate YLH828 chromosome 4, ASM3356847v2, whole genome shotgun sequence DNA encodes these proteins:
- the LOC140862123 gene encoding putative late blight resistance protein homolog R1B-17 yields MAAFASLLSLGHVLDHLLQHPPRQMAVLDKAQIHSLLQNITFLQDFLEDFSLIRGDEIRAFEEKIATSAYAAQDIIEGRVVDQILEDSAAASERSSTLFCQDLHKVIEEIASMKKDVMKIKETEGNKFGQQPRKHATAGAFLRGASHSKNTMVGFHDDLIQIMDTLTENESNLHILPIVGMGGSGKTTLAKNVFDNPLIVQHFDLKAWVTISQQYSVQETLFGLLKEIGVFAGEGEENTQKNAAELGLCLHRSLFDRRYLIVMDDMWSIEAWDGIKRFFPDNNNGCRVMVTTRLSNVADHFRSCTPHQLHFLDHDQSWALFCDKVFGKESCPPHLEEVGNTIVRNCRGLPLAIVAISGLLAKSSPTLEYWDYVANDTYAALNMGGDGLCLEILYLSYKHLPVHLKPCFLYMAIFPEDRPIGISRLVKLWVAEGILKPIISRSLEEVAEDNLKDLVDRNLIQVRRYGSSNKIKSCTIHDLVSDLCLREAQKEKFLCVTKFHSLNYHSRVIDRERRLNIQRSCDREDLKSMSLLKVLKISDEEIVRLIKSRYVDFSCLMFENLLNMLESLSTLWNLQTINITGYSLSGINLPSEIWGMPQLRHLKVEDGDFYLPDPPSTNSENGGGNIVVMKNLQSVYKIRNFRCTDEVLCRVPNLKRLGITYRLFPSGLGWDYFEVYNLFHLRNLVSLSLNCDKKLSLENLQFPHSLKKLTLRKCGVCWEDLTVVGSLPHLEVLNLLDEAVKGREWNPLEGQFLELKSLQIEYSDVVEWIADSSHFPCLEILLLGFLGDLKEIPYGIGEIPTLRLISLIECSDSANSSAKKMEEEQQNLGNYDLRVRALNLGLGYGGCNE; encoded by the coding sequence ATGGCAGCTTTTgcatctcttctctctctcggACATGTTCTTGACCACTTACTGCAACACCCGCCGCGCCAAATGGCTGTTCTTGACAAAGCCCAGATCCATTCTCTGCTTCAAAATATCACTTTCCTGCAagattttcttgaagatttttcTCTGATCAGGGGGGACGAGATTCGGGCATTTGAGGAAAAAATCGCAACATCAGCATATGCAGCACAAGATATCATCGAAGGTCGTGTGGTGGATCAAATTCTCGAAGATTCTGCAGCCGCAAGTGAGAGGAGCTCCACTCTGTTCTGTCAAGATTTGCATAAAGTGATAGAAGAAATTGCTTCGATGAAGAAAGATGTGATGAAGATTAAGGAAACTGAAGGGAATAAATTCGGGCAGCAGCCAAGAAAACATGCGACTGCTGGTGCTTTCCTACGAGGTGCTTCCCATAGCAAGAATACTATGGTGGGATTTCATGACGATTTGATTCAAATAATGGACACACTCACTGAGAACGAATCAAATCTCCATATTCTCCCCATCGTTGGGATGGGTGGCAGCGGCAAGACTACCCTCGCGAAAAATGTTTTCGACAATCCATTGATTGTGCAGCACTTTGATCTTAAAGCTTGGGTTACCATATCGCAACAGTATAGTGTGCAAGAAACACTTTTTGGCCTATTAAAAGAGATTGGAGTTTTTGCAGGAGAAGGTGAGGAAAATACTCAAAAGAATGCTGCTGAATTAGGATTATGCCTACATAGAAGTTTGTTTGATAGAAGATATTTGATTGTAATGGATGACATGTGGAGTATCGAGGCTTGGGATGGCATAAAGAGGTTTTTTCCAGATAATAACAATGGCTGTCGAGTCATGGTCACCACGAGACTATCAAATGTGGCTGATCATTTTCGCTCGTGTACCCCGCATCAACTACATTTTCTAGACCATGATCAAAGTTGGGCTTTGTTTTGTGACAAGGTGTTTGGAAAAGAGAGCTGCCCTCCTCACTTGGAGGAAGTAGGAAATACAATTGTTAGAAATTGTAGAGGACTACCTCTAGCCATTGTTGCTATTAGTGGACTTCTTGCAAAGTCTAGTCCAACACTTGAATATTGGGATTATGTTGCTAATGATACATATGCGGCGTTAAATATGGGAGGTGATGGGCTCTGTCTTGAGATATTATATCTAAGTTACAAGCACTTACCTGTTCATCTAAAACCATGTTTCCTGTACATGGCGATATTTCCTGAAGATCGTCCGATTGGAATTTCCAGGCTTGTTAAACTATGGGTAGCGGAGGGAATTCTTAAACCGATAATCTCTAGAAGTTTGGAGGAAGTTGCAGAGGATAATTTAAAAGATCTAGTAGATAGAAATCTCATTCAGGTTCGTCGTTACGGGTCTAGTAACAAAATCAAAAGTTGCACCATCCATGATCTCGTAAGTGACCTATGCCTCAGGGAAGCTCAAAAGGAGAAATTTCTTTGTGTGACTAAGTTCCATAGCCTCAATTATCATAGCAGAGTCATCGATAGGGAGCGTCGGCTTAATATTCAACGAAGCTGTGACCGAGAGGACTTAAAATCAATGTCACTGCTGAAAGTACTGAAAATCTCTGATGAAGAAATTGTGAGATTAATTAAATCTAGATACGTTGATTTCAGTTGTCTTATGTTTGAGAATCTGTTGAATATGTTAGAATCACTGTCCACATTATGGAATTTGCAGACCATTAACATTACCGGTTACAGTTTGAGTGGGATAAATCTACCGTCTGAAATATGGGGAATGCCACAACTCAGGCATCTTAAAGTGGAAGATGGAGACTTTTATTTGCCTGATCCTCCGAGCACCAACAGCGAAAATGGCGGGGGAAATATTGTCGTTATGAAAAACCTGCAATCAGTCTATAAGATAAGGAATTTTAGGTGTACAGACGAGGTTCTTTGTAGAGTCCCAAACTTAAAAAGACTGGGAATTACTTACAGGCTATTCCCTAGTGGCCTTGGATGGGATTACTTTGAAGTTTACAATCTTTTCCATCTCCGCAATCTCGTATCGCTATCCTTAAACTGTGACAAGAAGTTGAGTTTGGAAAATCTCCAGTTTCCACATTCGCTCAAGAAGTTGACCTTGAGAAAGTGCGGAGTGTGTTGGGAAGATCTGACGGTGGTTGGCTCACTGCCTCATCTTGAAGTTCTCAATTTGTTGGATGAAGCAGTTAAAGGGCGTGAATGGAATCCTTTGGAAGGACAATTCCTTGAATTGAAGTCCTTACAAATTGAATATTCAGATGTTGTGGAGTGGATAGCAGACAGCTCTCACTTCCCATGCCTTGAGATTCTTCTACTTGGGTTTCTTGGAGACTTGAAGGAAATCCCATATGGTATCGGAGAAATACCAACACTTCGATTGATTTCATTGATAGAGTGTAGTGATTCAGCCAATTCTTCTGCAAAGAAGATGGAAGAGGAACAACAAAACCTTGGAAATTATGACCTTCGTGTTCGTGCTTTAAATCTTGGACTAGGATATGGTGGGTGCAATGAGTAA
- the LOC140862122 gene encoding putative late blight resistance protein homolog R1A-3 translates to MVFAVVAEYDDKSWTLFHDKVFGKGCCPPELEEVGKTIVRNCRGLPLAIVAISGLLAKSSRTVEYWKYVADNTNAALNMGEDRKIRISKLVQLWMAEGILKPMRYRSLEEIGEDNLKDLTDSEYEPIKLPVCFKLLSVLCIDGTYSHEEILRLVNMRCIHFETRLFRHLLNNLESLTLLWNLQTVTLAGTWSITPVNLPTEIWEMPQLRHLKKEDGDFYLPDPPSTNGKNGRGDIIVLKNRQTLYMIRNFRCTDEIVRRIPNLKKLGITRRRFSSGIGWEYYDNLAHLSNLESLYLDSVHNVPQNLCFPRSFKKLTLQNCQVPWEDLTSKGVNGILWKEGHFLELKSLRIEHSHVAEWIADSSHFPSLEKLELVNLTDLEEIPLGIGEIPTLGTISLTYCCDSANSSAEKIQEEQQSLGNYDLQLRIRGGARGFL, encoded by the exons ATGGTTTTCGCGGTCGTCGCGGAAT ACGATGATAAAAGTTGGACTTTGTTTCATGACAAAGTGTTTGGAAAAGGATGTTGCCCTCCTGAGTTAGAGGAAGTGGGAAAGACAATTGTGAGAAATTGTAGAGGACTTCCTCTAGCCATTGTTGCCATCAGTGGACTTCTTGCAAAGTCCAGCCGAACGGTTGAATATTGGAAGTATGTTGCTGATAACACTAATGCGGCACTGAATATGGGAG AAGACCGTAAGATTAGAATTTCAAAGCTCGTTCAACTATGGATGGCGGAGGGGATTCTTAAACCGATGAGATACAGAAGTTTGGAGGAAATTGGAGAGGATAATTTAAAAGATCTAACAGATTCAG AATACGAACCTATAAAGCTGCCTGTTTGTTTTAAACTGCTAAGTGTACTCTGCATAGATGGTACCTACTCCCACGAAGAAATTCTACGACTAGTTAACATGAGATGCATCCATTTTGAGACTCGATTGTTTCGACATCTGTTGAATAATTTAGAATCTCTAACCCTACTATGGAATCTGCAGACTGTTACCTTAGCGGGTACTTGGAGTATTACGCCAGTAAATCTACCGACTGAAATATGGGAAATGCCACAACTCAGGCATCTAAAAAAGGAAGACGGAGACTTTTATTTGCCTGATCCTCCGAGCACCAACGGCAAAAATGGCAGGGGAGATATTATTGTTCTGAAAAACCGGCAAACACTCTATATGATAAGGAATTTCAGGTGTACGGATGAGATCGTTCGTAGAATCCCAAACTTAAAAAAACTGGGAATTACTCGCAGGCGATTCTCCAGTGGCATTGGATGGGAGTATTATGACAATCTTGCCCATTTGAGTAATCTCGAATCACTTTACTTGGACAGTGTCCATAATGTACCGCAAAATCTCTGCTTTCCACGTTCGTTCAAGAAGTTGACTTTGCAAAACTGCCAAGTGCCTTGGGAAGATTTGACG TCAAAGGGCGTGAATGGAATCCTGTGGAAGGAAGGACACTTCCTTGAATTGAAGTCATTGAGAATTGAACATTCACATGTTGCGGAGTGGATAGCAGACAGCTCTCACTTCCCAAGCCTTGAGAAACTGGAACTTGTGAATCTTACAGACTTGGAGGAAATCCCACTTGGTATTGGAGAAATACCAACACTTGGAACAATTTCATTAACGTACTGTTGTGATTCAGCGAATTCTTCTGCAGAGAAGATACAAGAGGAACAACAAAGCCTTGGAAATTACGACCTTCAGCTTCGTATACGTGGTGGTGCACGGGGTTTTCTGTGA